From one Rubrobacter xylanophilus genomic stretch:
- a CDS encoding N-acetylmuramoyl-L-alanine amidase, which translates to MRTTAMGLLSLLVLAVAGVCASGAPAGAQQGTLEREFRAAAAEYGVPVEILKAMGYVNTRWEMPSEESRDGGWGIMHLVRNETTDTLGEASRLTGLPVQRLMTDRAANIRGGAALLARAQRGSPEDLNAWYEAVAEVGGGRLYANQVYETLQRGASATISTGETISLASQSGATPQGVLSSQSTADYPGAVWYPASTSNYTAASRPGSHPIDRIVIHVTQGSYASAMNWFQNPAAGVSAHYTVRSADGLVGQSVREKDIAWHAGNWEYNTRSIGIEHEGFVDDPKWFTEAMYQSSAKLVAYLCKKYGIPIDRGHIIGHSEVPGATHTDPGPYWDWDKYLSYVRQYAGGSAGGYRQVVDNADVVTSGRFSASSGWGWSRYSASKYYWNYRFAKPKAVSDTAKYRFDIPATGDYAVYAWWPSNPGYNRATPIGIKTTAGWRWVRVDQTRNGGRWVYLGTFNLARGDEWKIQISRWTSGSGYVIADAMKVVRK; encoded by the coding sequence ATGAGGACGACGGCCATGGGGCTTCTGTCCCTTCTGGTCCTTGCTGTGGCCGGGGTGTGCGCTTCCGGTGCTCCGGCGGGGGCACAGCAGGGCACGCTCGAGCGGGAGTTCCGGGCAGCGGCCGCCGAGTACGGGGTACCGGTGGAGATCCTGAAGGCCATGGGATACGTGAACACCCGCTGGGAGATGCCCTCCGAGGAGAGCAGGGACGGCGGATGGGGCATAATGCACCTGGTGCGCAACGAAACCACCGACACCCTGGGGGAAGCCTCCCGGCTCACCGGCCTCCCCGTACAGCGGCTCATGACCGACCGGGCGGCGAACATCCGCGGCGGAGCGGCGCTGCTCGCCCGGGCCCAGCGGGGCAGCCCTGAAGACCTCAACGCCTGGTACGAGGCTGTCGCCGAGGTCGGGGGCGGCAGGCTCTACGCCAACCAGGTCTACGAGACCCTGCAACGCGGAGCCAGCGCCACCATCTCCACCGGGGAGACCATAAGCCTCGCGTCCCAGAGTGGGGCCACGCCTCAGGGCGTGCTCTCCAGCCAGAGCACCGCCGACTACCCCGGTGCCGTCTGGTACCCGGCCTCTACCAGCAACTACACCGCCGCCAGCCGGCCGGGTTCCCATCCCATAGACAGGATCGTCATCCACGTCACCCAGGGCTCCTACGCCAGCGCGATGAACTGGTTCCAGAACCCGGCGGCGGGCGTCTCCGCCCACTACACCGTCAGATCGGCGGACGGCCTCGTCGGCCAGAGCGTGCGCGAGAAGGACATCGCCTGGCACGCCGGCAACTGGGAGTACAACACCCGAAGCATCGGCATCGAGCACGAGGGCTTCGTCGACGACCCCAAGTGGTTCACCGAGGCCATGTACCAGTCCTCGGCCAAGCTGGTCGCCTACCTGTGCAAGAAGTACGGCATCCCCATCGACCGCGGGCACATCATCGGGCACAGCGAGGTGCCGGGGGCGACCCACACCGACCCCGGCCCCTACTGGGACTGGGACAAGTACCTCTCGTACGTCCGGCAGTACGCCGGGGGCTCCGCCGGCGGGTACCGCCAGGTCGTGGACAACGCCGACGTCGTGACCTCCGGGCGCTTCAGCGCCTCCTCCGGGTGGGGCTGGAGCCGGTACAGCGCCTCTAAATACTACTGGAACTACCGGTTCGCGAAACCCAAGGCGGTGAGCGACACGGCGAAGTACCGCTTCGACATCCCGGCTACGGGGGACTATGCGGTCTACGCCTGGTGGCCCTCCAACCCGGGATACAACCGCGCGACGCCAATCGGCATCAAGACAACCGCCGGTTGGCGCTGGGTGCGGGTGGACCAGACCCGCAACGGCGGCCGCTGGGTCTATCTGGGCACCTTCAACCTCGCGCGGGGAGATGAGTGGAAGATACAGATCTCTCGCTGGACCTCCGGCAGCGGGTACGTGATCGCCGACGCTATGAAGGTGGTGCGAAAATGA
- a CDS encoding Gmad2 immunoglobulin-like domain-containing protein: MIIRIRQTPGLALFGLALFALLVLSSCARQGGSEESAGRQNDRVREDTAVQTVSEESSRSPTEAAPREKSFAERTVEESPDRGKKEEQATPSAGEGGFTAAPEASGGEEGAARTIAEVRFGRHQGYERAVIEFDSPRVPRWSLSTPLGEGYSRISLPDIETARQTGGDFGGQIMADYYVVRNPQGGFFVDVFATGPFRYRLLELQNPGRLVLDYAPAGGSLARPLPVRGERNVVMEPRPGQAVSGTLVVSGYSRNFEALTTVLLQGPDGSVLARKNVTASAWSEAWGYFETTVEVPPFRGEATLLVGAESPRDGTFQGIEVPVVYGG, from the coding sequence ATGATCATCAGGATCAGGCAGACTCCCGGCCTCGCCCTGTTTGGGTTGGCGCTGTTCGCCCTGCTCGTGCTCTCCTCCTGCGCCCGGCAGGGCGGTTCCGAAGAGTCGGCGGGCCGGCAGAACGACCGGGTGCGGGAAGACACGGCGGTGCAAACGGTCTCGGAGGAAAGCTCGCGCTCTCCCACAGAAGCAGCGCCCCGGGAAAAGAGCTTCGCGGAGCGAACGGTCGAAGAGAGCCCGGACCGCGGGAAGAAGGAAGAGCAAGCTACACCCTCCGCAGGGGAAGGGGGCTTCACGGCCGCCCCTGAGGCCTCCGGCGGAGAGGAGGGAGCCGCCCGGACCATCGCCGAGGTCAGGTTCGGCCGGCATCAGGGATACGAGCGAGCGGTCATAGAGTTCGACTCCCCTCGGGTGCCGCGGTGGAGCCTGAGCACTCCGCTCGGAGAAGGGTACAGCAGGATCTCGCTGCCCGACATCGAGACCGCCCGGCAGACCGGCGGCGACTTCGGCGGGCAGATCATGGCCGACTACTACGTGGTCCGCAACCCGCAGGGCGGCTTCTTCGTGGACGTCTTCGCCACCGGGCCGTTCCGCTACCGGCTCCTGGAGCTGCAGAACCCGGGACGGCTGGTCCTCGACTACGCCCCGGCGGGAGGGAGCCTGGCCCGGCCGCTGCCGGTGCGGGGCGAGAGGAACGTGGTGATGGAGCCGCGACCCGGGCAGGCCGTCTCCGGCACGCTCGTGGTGAGCGGCTACTCGCGCAACTTCGAGGCCCTGACGACCGTGCTGCTGCAGGGACCGGACGGGAGCGTCCTCGCCCGCAAGAACGTCACCGCGAGCGCCTGGAGCGAGGCCTGGGGCTACTTCGAGACCACCGTGGAGGTTCCCCCCTTCCGGGGGGAGGCAACCCTCCTCGTCGGAGCCGAGAGCCCCCGCGACGGAACCTTCCAGGGAATCGAGGTGCCGGTGGTCTACGGCGGCTAG
- a CDS encoding VOC family protein, producing the protein MAVRYLHTCYRVLDLDRSIDFYTNKLGLELVRKVPIGEEATNAFIGVPGDPEPRLELTLNHDRETPYELGEGYSHVAFAVEDLDALAERLERAGGVEFESRPHAISTGTRLFFVRDPDGYRIEFVERR; encoded by the coding sequence ATGGCCGTGAGGTATCTGCACACCTGCTACCGGGTGCTGGACCTGGACCGCAGCATAGACTTCTACACCAACAAGCTCGGGCTGGAGCTCGTCCGCAAGGTGCCCATCGGGGAGGAGGCGACCAACGCCTTTATCGGGGTGCCGGGGGACCCGGAGCCGCGGCTGGAGCTCACCCTGAACCACGACCGGGAGACCCCCTACGAGCTGGGAGAGGGCTACAGCCACGTCGCGTTCGCCGTGGAGGATCTCGACGCGCTCGCCGAGCGCCTGGAGCGAGCCGGTGGCGTGGAGTTCGAGAGCAGGCCGCACGCCATCAGCACCGGGACCCGGCTCTTCTTCGTCCGCGACCCCGACGGCTACCGCATAGAGTTCGTCGAGCGCCGGTAG
- a CDS encoding AarF/UbiB family protein, which produces MDDASRGLPEGPARRAARIARVGARYGFGFVFGRRLGPFRREDPEHVGPRLRRSLEELGPIFTELGRFLSARRDLLPPEIAAELSRAESPPKPAPPGKVRAILQRELGNQVERMFVHFEEFPVRIGVFTQAHRATLPGDRPALVVISRPGVRRELLAMRPVADVVRRRLGDRLPLDPVEAVSEFAAHAGHRRDMHLAAQNVRRMGAMDLPLRMPEVYRDYSTARCLTLEAPGEWSAPDQEGYHACADALVQLTVREGVFLADPAPERLTVDGNGELWLLDPTEAFSLDPERMRALAEVLAAVWREDVDGIIRSLPLVGASVPRNDAALKRELRETLGSLGGPLWREHPLVRLRNASLEALRRGGARLPDELCQLLRSLADTEELGRTMSGEDYLGTVPAVEAARELISRRRNPRYVLERTARRLNRPELYADYPRQLHALLEELKDGEVEVRFRHGGLDELISKLDILANRLVFALLIAALIVGSSMLGVFVRGGPQVLGLSIFGFAGFVAAALLGLALLVGIIRSGRL; this is translated from the coding sequence ATGGACGACGCAAGCCGCGGGCTCCCGGAAGGACCGGCCCGGAGAGCGGCCCGGATCGCCCGGGTCGGCGCCCGCTACGGATTCGGGTTCGTCTTCGGGCGGCGGCTCGGACCATTCCGGCGGGAGGATCCGGAGCACGTGGGTCCACGGCTGCGCCGCTCACTGGAGGAGCTCGGCCCGATCTTCACCGAGCTCGGCAGGTTCCTCTCGGCCCGGCGGGACCTCCTGCCACCGGAGATCGCCGCTGAACTCTCGCGGGCGGAGTCCCCGCCGAAGCCGGCGCCACCCGGCAAGGTGCGCGCGATCCTGCAGAGGGAGCTCGGCAACCAGGTGGAGCGCATGTTCGTACACTTCGAGGAGTTTCCGGTACGAATCGGCGTGTTCACCCAGGCGCACCGGGCCACGCTCCCGGGAGACCGACCGGCGCTGGTGGTGATCTCCCGCCCCGGTGTGCGGCGGGAGCTTCTGGCGATGCGGCCCGTGGCAGACGTGGTGCGCAGGAGGTTAGGGGATCGCCTGCCGCTGGACCCGGTGGAGGCGGTCTCGGAGTTCGCCGCTCACGCCGGACACCGCCGGGACATGCACCTGGCCGCCCAGAACGTCCGGCGGATGGGCGCGATGGACCTCCCGCTCCGGATGCCGGAGGTCTATCGGGACTACTCGACGGCCCGATGCCTCACGCTGGAGGCCCCCGGCGAATGGTCCGCACCGGACCAGGAGGGCTACCACGCCTGCGCCGACGCACTGGTGCAGCTCACGGTGAGGGAGGGGGTCTTCCTGGCGGACCCCGCCCCCGAGCGGCTGACGGTGGACGGCAACGGAGAGCTCTGGCTCCTCGATCCTACGGAGGCCTTCTCGCTGGACCCGGAGCGGATGCGCGCCCTGGCCGAGGTGCTCGCCGCGGTCTGGCGGGAGGACGTGGACGGGATCATCCGCTCCCTGCCGCTCGTCGGGGCCTCGGTGCCCAGGAACGATGCTGCGCTCAAGCGCGAGCTGCGGGAGACCTTGGGGTCGCTGGGCGGGCCGCTGTGGCGCGAACACCCGCTCGTGCGGCTGAGAAACGCCTCGCTGGAGGCGCTGCGGAGGGGCGGTGCACGCCTACCGGACGAGCTCTGCCAGCTCTTGCGCTCCCTGGCCGACACCGAGGAGCTGGGCCGGACCATGTCCGGGGAGGACTACCTGGGCACCGTTCCCGCCGTCGAGGCCGCCCGGGAGCTGATCTCCCGCCGCCGCAACCCCCGCTACGTCCTGGAAAGAACGGCCCGCAGGCTCAACAGGCCCGAGCTCTACGCGGACTACCCCCGCCAGCTCCACGCCCTGCTCGAGGAGCTCAAGGACGGGGAGGTCGAGGTCCGCTTCCGGCACGGAGGACTGGACGAGCTGATCTCCAAGCTGGACATCCTGGCCAACCGGCTGGTCTTCGCCCTCCTGATAGCAGCCCTGATCGTGGGCTCCTCGATGCTGGGGGTGTTCGTTCGGGGAGGCCCGCAGGTTCTGGGCCTGAGCATCTTTGGCTTCGCCGGCTTCGTGGCGGCCGCCCTGCTGGGGCTCGCGCTGCTCGTCGGGATCATCCGCTCCGGCCGCCTGTAG
- a CDS encoding carotenoid biosynthesis protein, with amino-acid sequence MAGLHPRLLVAALVFSVLGAFAARFPHPPEAWLLSLAATSAMAAPPLVALLRFFGPARSFAALVLLSAFAFAVESFGVATGWPYGRFYYGEALGPRLFGLVPYLLPASYIPLVVGAVAATRHPRNRLPWILRSAALLTLVDGVLDPGAALLGFWEWPEGGPYYGVPVSNYLGWLLSGALSSTILVLLWPRHSSGPPALLDGVILSLAFWTGAAASGRLAVPALLGLALLAGLLPQRTGTRGCRRVTFLKKN; translated from the coding sequence ATGGCCGGCCTCCACCCCCGCCTGCTCGTGGCCGCCCTGGTCTTCTCCGTTCTGGGCGCGTTTGCCGCGCGCTTCCCTCACCCGCCGGAAGCCTGGCTCCTCTCGCTCGCCGCGACCTCGGCGATGGCCGCACCTCCCCTCGTGGCGCTCCTGCGGTTCTTCGGCCCCGCGCGCTCCTTCGCGGCACTGGTGCTGCTCTCCGCCTTCGCCTTCGCCGTGGAGTCGTTCGGGGTGGCGACGGGCTGGCCCTACGGCCGCTTCTACTACGGTGAAGCGCTCGGGCCCCGGCTCTTCGGCCTCGTGCCCTACTTGCTGCCCGCCTCCTACATCCCGCTGGTCGTCGGTGCGGTGGCCGCCACCCGTCATCCCCGCAACCGCCTACCCTGGATCCTACGCTCCGCCGCGCTCCTCACCCTGGTCGACGGCGTTCTCGACCCCGGTGCCGCCTTGCTCGGGTTCTGGGAGTGGCCGGAAGGCGGCCCCTACTACGGCGTCCCGGTCAGCAACTACCTGGGCTGGTTGCTCTCGGGGGCCCTCTCCTCCACCATCCTGGTCCTCCTCTGGCCCCGCCATAGCTCAGGGCCCCCCGCCCTGCTCGACGGTGTGATCCTGTCCCTCGCCTTCTGGACCGGTGCCGCAGCCTCCGGCAGGCTCGCCGTCCCCGCCCTCCTGGGGCTCGCGCTGCTGGCCGGGTTGCTGCCGCAAAGAACTGGAACCAGAGGATGCCGCCGTGTTACTTTTTTAAAGAAAAATTAA
- a CDS encoding UbiA family prenyltransferase codes for MLARLLHISRPVLWVNTVGSGFVGMWLAGELWSRDFLPVLLWLTLPFNLLIYGTNDIFDRETDATNPRKGSLEGARIHPGEVRTIWLAVLLLNLPFATYFALSLPPAATLWMAAYALVFLGYSVPPARFKARPYLDSLSNAAYALPLVFVPLALGEEPVWPAALGLMAWSVAKHAFDAVQDIREDRRAGIPTTPVRLGVRGTVVWSGAWWALASVLFALASPPVALLNAAYAGALLLALWREPRPATGHRLYPYSIAFPYVAGTAAGVLLVGALSLGVYP; via the coding sequence GTGCTTGCCAGGCTCCTCCACATCTCGCGTCCCGTGCTGTGGGTCAACACCGTGGGCAGCGGGTTCGTAGGGATGTGGTTGGCCGGAGAGCTGTGGAGCCGGGACTTCCTCCCCGTGCTGCTGTGGCTCACGCTGCCGTTCAACCTCCTGATCTACGGCACCAACGACATCTTCGACCGGGAGACCGACGCCACCAACCCCCGGAAGGGTTCGCTGGAGGGAGCCCGGATACACCCCGGCGAGGTCCGCACCATCTGGCTCGCCGTGCTGCTCCTCAACCTCCCCTTCGCCACGTACTTCGCCCTCTCCCTCCCCCCCGCCGCCACGCTTTGGATGGCGGCGTACGCGCTCGTCTTTCTCGGCTACTCCGTACCTCCCGCGCGGTTCAAGGCCCGCCCCTACCTGGACTCGCTGAGCAACGCCGCCTATGCCCTCCCGCTCGTCTTCGTGCCGCTCGCGCTCGGGGAGGAGCCGGTCTGGCCCGCGGCTCTGGGGCTCATGGCCTGGAGCGTGGCCAAGCACGCCTTCGATGCGGTGCAGGACATCCGGGAGGACCGTCGAGCCGGGATCCCCACCACCCCCGTCCGGCTCGGGGTCCGCGGCACCGTGGTGTGGAGCGGGGCCTGGTGGGCGCTGGCCAGCGTCCTCTTCGCCCTCGCGAGCCCGCCGGTGGCGTTGCTCAACGCGGCGTACGCGGGCGCGCTGCTCCTCGCCCTGTGGAGGGAGCCCCGCCCGGCGACCGGGCACCGGCTCTACCCGTACTCCATAGCCTTCCCCTACGTGGCCGGCACTGCCGCCGGGGTGCTGCTGGTAGGCGCCCTCTCTCTGGGGGTCTACCCGTGA
- a CDS encoding phytoene desaturase family protein yields MSWVVVVGGGIGGLAAAALLGRAGHEVTLLEAAGQPGGKSRRISLLGQRMDTGPSLLTFPGVWEEFLRRYDALGGEPGAAKEISGLSLLRLPELGRYHLRGEEVPLPVPEGHHWHPAWRRFSEAHSGLGKEVERLLVSDPLDIRVLPALLRLLRTYGLRGRLTASGYLRTLGWLPEGLREIIAIHSLNAGVGPDRVSALYASLPAIVAEEGAWVPEGGIHELVKALVRLARHAGVQIRTREPALKVAPGGVVSAGGTHPAEAVVGAIDAERLERLEGAGAGGSGPLSCSGVGIYAVLKEELPLPTHSVVLPDDPGTLYAALENLRDPPQTMAFVNYHRPGEIYPNRRPTAALLLTVPADGRSRNLEDPFVMREVERVSLALGLREPLTRFAAATEVLDPGYFALWGSPGGALYGRTRPFWRTGPLHRPGYFERGRPWLWRAGAAVHPGGGIPAVLGGAMISASRLMRRLGRKEAP; encoded by the coding sequence GTGAGCTGGGTGGTCGTGGTGGGCGGGGGCATCGGGGGGCTCGCTGCGGCCGCCCTGCTGGGCCGGGCGGGGCACGAGGTGACCCTGCTCGAGGCAGCCGGGCAACCCGGGGGGAAGAGCCGGCGCATAAGCCTGCTGGGCCAGCGGATGGACACCGGCCCCTCCCTCCTGACCTTTCCTGGGGTCTGGGAGGAGTTCCTGCGGCGCTACGACGCACTCGGCGGTGAGCCGGGAGCGGCGAAGGAGATCTCGGGCCTGAGCCTCCTGCGGCTGCCGGAGCTCGGCAGGTACCACCTGCGCGGGGAGGAGGTCCCGCTTCCCGTCCCGGAAGGCCACCACTGGCACCCGGCGTGGAGGCGCTTCTCGGAGGCACACTCCGGGCTGGGGAAGGAGGTGGAGCGGCTGCTCGTCTCGGACCCTCTCGACATACGGGTGCTGCCCGCGCTCCTCCGGTTGCTGAGGACCTACGGCCTCAGGGGGCGTCTCACGGCATCCGGATACCTGCGCACCCTGGGATGGCTCCCGGAGGGGCTTCGGGAGATCATCGCCATCCACAGCCTCAACGCCGGCGTGGGTCCAGACCGGGTCTCGGCGCTGTACGCAAGCCTCCCCGCCATCGTGGCGGAGGAGGGAGCCTGGGTTCCCGAGGGTGGCATCCACGAGCTCGTGAAGGCCCTCGTGCGGCTCGCCCGGCACGCGGGGGTCCAGATCCGCACCCGGGAGCCGGCCCTGAAGGTCGCCCCGGGAGGCGTGGTCTCGGCCGGCGGCACCCATCCGGCGGAGGCGGTCGTGGGGGCAATCGACGCCGAGCGGCTGGAGCGACTGGAGGGGGCCGGAGCCGGAGGCTCCGGCCCCCTCTCCTGTTCGGGCGTCGGGATCTACGCCGTGCTCAAAGAGGAGCTTCCCCTCCCCACACACTCGGTCGTGCTCCCGGACGATCCCGGGACGCTCTATGCCGCGCTGGAGAACCTCAGGGACCCTCCGCAGACCATGGCCTTCGTCAACTACCACCGCCCCGGCGAGATCTACCCCAACCGCAGGCCCACGGCCGCGCTGCTGCTCACCGTTCCCGCCGACGGACGGAGCCGAAACCTCGAGGACCCGTTCGTCATGCGCGAGGTGGAACGCGTCTCGCTGGCCCTCGGGCTGAGGGAGCCGCTCACCAGGTTCGCGGCGGCGACAGAGGTGCTCGACCCCGGATACTTCGCGCTGTGGGGGAGCCCGGGAGGCGCTCTGTACGGGCGGACACGCCCCTTCTGGCGGACAGGTCCGCTCCACCGGCCGGGCTACTTCGAGCGGGGGCGGCCGTGGCTGTGGCGCGCCGGGGCGGCGGTTCATCCCGGCGGCGGCATCCCGGCCGTGCTCGGGGGAGCCATGATCTCCGCCTCCCGCCTGATGAGACGACTCGGGAGAAAGGAGGCACCGTGA
- a CDS encoding aminotransferase class V-fold PLP-dependent enzyme: MILEPQRESFSGLEDGIVYLNCAYMSPQLRSSLEAAERALSRRSKPWKISARDFFEEPEESRRLFARLVGGDPEGVALVPSASYGVAVAARNLVPGPGRRMLALEEEFPSSYYAWAELAAKTEARLETVPRPADHDWTSAVLERLDESVDVVVAPNCHWTDGSLVDLERVGEEARRAGAALVVDATQSLGAHPFDVRRVRPDFLVAAAYKWLLGPYGVAFLWVAEGRREGTPIEHNWINRAGSEDFSGLAGYAAGFQPGARRYDAGERSNFILLPMANAALRRLLEWGVENVSETLGALTDLVEDGASELGLHPTPRDRRVRHMLGLRLPRGGAAEIANRLAERGVFVSARGACLRVSPHLYNTREDVLRLLDELSWVLRPGPTRR, from the coding sequence GTGATCCTCGAACCCCAGCGCGAGAGCTTCAGCGGTCTGGAAGACGGGATCGTCTACCTCAACTGCGCATACATGTCCCCGCAGCTCAGGTCGTCGTTAGAAGCCGCGGAGCGGGCGCTCTCGCGGAGGTCGAAGCCCTGGAAGATCTCCGCCAGGGACTTCTTCGAGGAGCCCGAGGAGAGCCGGCGGCTGTTCGCCCGGCTCGTCGGCGGCGACCCGGAAGGGGTCGCCCTCGTCCCCTCGGCCAGCTACGGCGTGGCCGTCGCCGCCAGAAACCTCGTCCCCGGCCCCGGCAGGAGGATGCTAGCGCTCGAAGAGGAGTTCCCTTCCAGCTACTACGCCTGGGCCGAGCTCGCCGCGAAGACCGAAGCGAGGCTCGAAACGGTGCCGAGACCCGCGGATCACGACTGGACCTCGGCCGTGCTGGAGCGCCTGGACGAAAGCGTGGACGTGGTCGTCGCTCCCAACTGCCACTGGACCGACGGCTCGCTCGTGGATCTGGAGCGCGTCGGCGAGGAGGCGCGGCGTGCGGGGGCCGCGCTCGTCGTCGACGCGACCCAGTCGCTCGGCGCTCACCCCTTCGACGTACGCCGGGTACGGCCGGACTTCCTGGTCGCCGCCGCGTACAAGTGGCTGCTCGGTCCCTACGGGGTGGCCTTCCTGTGGGTCGCCGAAGGGAGGAGGGAGGGAACCCCCATCGAGCACAACTGGATCAACCGCGCCGGCAGCGAGGACTTCTCAGGTCTCGCGGGCTACGCCGCGGGATTCCAGCCCGGGGCCCGACGCTACGACGCCGGAGAGCGCAGCAACTTCATCCTGCTGCCCATGGCCAACGCTGCCCTGCGCCGGCTGCTCGAGTGGGGCGTGGAGAACGTCTCCGAGACGCTCGGGGCCCTGACGGACCTGGTGGAGGATGGAGCATCTGAGCTCGGGTTGCACCCCACACCCCGAGACCGCCGGGTGCGGCACATGCTGGGGCTGCGTCTCCCCCGAGGAGGGGCGGCGGAGATCGCCAATCGGCTGGCGGAGCGGGGAGTATTCGTGAGCGCTCGGGGCGCCTGCCTGCGGGTCTCGCCACACCTGTACAACACCCGCGAGGACGTGCTGCGCCTGCTGGACGAGCTCTCGTGGGTCCTCCGGCCGGGCCCTACCCGGCGCTGA
- a CDS encoding MDR family MFS transporter, producing the protein MGLSRRRKILVTLATLIGTFLAALDSTVVGTAMPTVIGDLGGLSLYPWVFASYLLAATITGPVFGRLSDAYGRKPVYLTGVALFLLGSVLCGTAGSMGTLILYRTIQGLGAGAVQPVAVTIVGDIFELEVRARIQGLFGAVWGISAVVGPAAGGLITDYLSWRWVFLVNVPFGLTAGVLLALALHESFERRPSRADYPGVFLLTGGLLAVLLAVLGVGGPAADLALFAGGACALTLFVFAEARAPDPIVPLELFRERLFAVASAGNAALGGVLLGVSVYVPLYVQGALGGTALTAGAVVAPLSIGWPVGSFAGGRMLLRVGYRSALLLGAVLVVAGSAMCLRLGADTPLAYAVLAVFVIGLGMGFSSTGYLVSVQNAVPWHRRGIATSSVVFFRTIGGSLGVAVMGTILNLSLGDRYRAAVERAAGGDGALARLLSDPNALLQPALRARIPEEAYGELAAALAAALSPAFWVVAALAVAALVVSMLFPAGRAEDFMKREPLP; encoded by the coding sequence TTGGGCCTGAGCCGCCGACGCAAGATCCTCGTAACCCTCGCCACCCTCATCGGGACGTTTCTGGCCGCTCTGGACTCCACCGTGGTGGGCACGGCGATGCCCACGGTGATCGGGGACCTCGGCGGCCTCAGCCTGTACCCGTGGGTGTTCGCCTCCTACCTGCTGGCCGCCACGATCACCGGACCGGTCTTCGGCAGGCTCTCCGACGCCTATGGACGCAAGCCGGTCTACCTGACGGGCGTCGCTCTCTTTCTGCTGGGCAGCGTGTTGTGCGGCACGGCCGGGAGCATGGGCACCCTGATCCTCTACCGGACCATCCAGGGGCTCGGTGCCGGGGCGGTGCAGCCGGTGGCCGTGACGATCGTCGGCGACATCTTCGAGCTGGAGGTTCGGGCGCGCATCCAGGGGCTCTTCGGCGCGGTGTGGGGGATCTCCGCCGTGGTCGGCCCCGCGGCCGGAGGCCTGATCACGGACTACCTCTCCTGGCGCTGGGTTTTCCTGGTGAACGTGCCCTTCGGGCTGACCGCCGGGGTGCTGCTGGCCCTGGCGCTGCACGAGAGCTTCGAGCGCCGCCCCTCCCGGGCGGACTACCCGGGGGTCTTCCTGCTCACCGGCGGGCTCCTGGCGGTGCTGCTGGCCGTGCTGGGGGTGGGAGGGCCCGCGGCGGACCTCGCCCTGTTCGCGGGCGGGGCCTGTGCCCTCACGCTCTTCGTCTTCGCCGAGGCCCGCGCCCCGGATCCCATCGTCCCGCTGGAGCTCTTCCGGGAGCGGCTCTTCGCCGTCGCCTCCGCGGGCAACGCGGCGCTCGGCGGGGTGCTGCTCGGGGTCTCGGTGTACGTGCCGCTGTACGTGCAGGGGGCCCTCGGCGGCACGGCTCTCACCGCCGGGGCCGTCGTCGCCCCGCTCTCCATCGGCTGGCCGGTGGGGTCCTTCGCGGGGGGCAGGATGCTCCTGAGGGTGGGCTACAGGAGCGCGCTGCTTCTGGGGGCCGTCCTGGTGGTTGCGGGCTCGGCCATGTGCCTCCGACTGGGCGCCGACACGCCGCTCGCGTACGCGGTCCTCGCGGTCTTCGTGATAGGGCTCGGGATGGGCTTCTCGAGCACGGGCTACCTCGTGAGCGTCCAGAACGCGGTGCCCTGGCACCGCCGCGGGATCGCCACCTCCTCCGTGGTCTTCTTCCGTACGATCGGCGGGTCGCTCGGCGTGGCGGTCATGGGGACGATCCTGAACCTCTCGCTCGGTGACCGCTACCGGGCGGCGGTGGAGCGGGCTGCCGGGGGAGACGGCGCGCTGGCCCGGCTCCTCTCGGACCCGAACGCCCTGCTGCAGCCCGCGCTGCGGGCCCGGATCCCGGAGGAGGCCTACGGGGAGCTCGCGGCCGCCCTCGCCGCGGCTCTCTCCCCGGCGTTCTGGGTCGTGGCGGCGCTGGCAGTGGCGGCGCTGGTCGTCTCGATGCTCTTTCCGGCAGGCAGGGCCGAGGACTTTATGAAGCGCGAACCCCTGCCGTGA
- a CDS encoding response regulator — protein MEIGKPTVMVADDDPAALDVATRALTEAGYRVVLASDGRRALQEALNQKVDLIVMDVSMPHIGGVEACHCLKAMPKTSKIPVVLMASKKDPASRAIAERTQGSVRILRKPLDPGELVSVVRGLARPRSLL, from the coding sequence ATGGAGATAGGAAAACCCACGGTCATGGTCGCCGACGACGACCCCGCCGCGTTGGACGTCGCGACCAGAGCGCTGACCGAGGCCGGATACCGGGTCGTCCTAGCCTCCGACGGGCGGCGGGCCCTGCAGGAGGCCCTGAACCAGAAGGTGGACCTCATCGTCATGGACGTCTCCATGCCGCACATCGGCGGGGTGGAGGCCTGCCACTGCCTGAAGGCCATGCCCAAGACCTCCAAGATCCCGGTCGTGCTCATGGCCTCGAAGAAGGATCCGGCCTCCCGGGCGATAGCTGAGAGGACCCAGGGCTCGGTACGCATCCTGCGCAAGCCGCTCGATCCGGGGGAGCTGGTGTCGGTGGTGAGGGGGCTCGCCCGGCCCCGTTCGCTGCTCTAG